The genomic window GCCGACGAGCACCCCGAGCTGGCGACGGACATGCCGGCCCGGATCATGGACCAGGCCCTGGCATTCCTCGGCACCTGCGCGGTGGCGACCCGGCCGGTCGGCCCGAGCGAGACGGTCGATATCGGGTGGCACACCTTCGTCCTCTACACCGCCGAGTACGCCGAGTTCTGCACCCGGGTCGCGGGCCGGTTCATCCACCACGTGCCGGACGACGACCCGACCGTGTCGCCCGTCCAGGTGAAGCTCGCCGACGTCGTCGCCGTCATCACCGCGGCCGGCTACCGCGTCGACCCCGGGCTGTGGCCGCTGGAGGCCCGCAGCGACTGCTCGCAGTGCCACGCTGGCTGCCACGACACCCCCGTCAAGTAGCCTCCCGGCCGGTGGGGGCGCGGCGTAGCCTGGTCGACGCCTTGCCCCCACCGCGACGGAGGACTCGCTGTGCCCCGGTTCCACTGGCATCAGCTACCGCCCGCAGCCCGCTCGGCAGTCGAAGCCCGGACCGGGCCGGTCGAGCGGGCGCTGGCGGTACAGGCCGGCTCGGTCGCCGACATGACGGCGATCCTGCACACCGGGCAGGGCGAGGTGTTCTGCAAGGCCGTCCGCGAGACCCACCGGCTGGCGTGGCTGCATCGCCGTGAGGCCGCATTCAACCCGCACCTGCCGGAGTTCGCGCCGCGGCTGCGGTGGCACGTCGAAGCAGTCGGCTGGATCCTGCTCGGTTTCGACAGGGCACCCGGGCGCCATGCCGACGTGACGCCCGGATCGCCCGACCTGCCGCGCTTGGCGCAGACCCTGACCAGGATGGCCGCCACCCCGGCACCAGACCCTCCGGTACGAATCCAACCAGCGACGACGCGATGGGCGGACTACGTCCCCCCGGATGTCGTCGACGGTGACACCCTCGTACACACCGACATGAACACCGCCAACTTCCTGGTCGACCCGACCTCGATCGCGGTAGTCGACTGGGCAATGCCGTGCCGCGGAGCATCCTGGCTCGACACGGCGCTCATGACCGTCCGCCTCATCTGCGCCGGCCACACCCCACAGCAGGCGGAACAGTGGGCAGCGCAAGTCCCGGTATGGCGGGACGGCCCACCGGATGCCATCACCGCGTTCGCTGGTGCGTGCGCCGTACGCGGCGAGGAGTGGGCCGACCGGTCACCGGCGCCGCACTTCCGGAGGCTTGCCGACGCCAGCCACGACTGGGCCCGCTATCGGCGTCAGCCGTGAAGGTCCAGGCCCTTGAACGCGCCCACCCGCCCGAGCGGTACGCCCGCGACCATCGCGGCCAGGAGCCAGTGCAAGTTGGCCGCCCAGGTATCCGGAGGCAACTTTCCGAAGGCTATCCCTGCGCCGGGATGTGCCAGGGGCAGCGGGTTTGTTGCCTGGTCGTGCAGTACGGACACGACGCGGGTTCCGGGATGAAGCCCGGGGTCAGCACGGCGCGCAGGACTGTCGCGGTGCCGGCGGCGAGCAGTTCGTCGATGTCGGCATCCTGGTAGCGGCGGTTGTTGTTGGTGCCGTACCAGCAAAAGCCGATCCCGTCCATGACTCGGAACACGGCGAAACTGTCGGTCGCCACGACGCTACCGGTCAGCAGACCGGCAGCAGGTGGAGGCACGGGCGCGAGGGTGGCTGCCGATAGCGGGGAGAGGGCGGCCTCTCCGGCATCGGTGAGCCGGGCGATGCCAGCAAGGCCGTCCGGGCCTGGCGGGTGGACGAACCCGGCATCGATGAACGACTGGATCTGGGCAGTCATGATCTTCGTGGTGGTACGGCTGTCAGGCTCCCGGCACTCCCATCGGTGCTCGCCCTCGCGCACGAGCGCGTAGGAGACACGATGGTGCTGGACGGCGGTGAGTAGTCGGAGGTCGGCGTCGCTCGGCGAAGCCAGAGCCGTGTTCCCGGCGTCGGTGATCCGGGCGGCGCCGGACACGCGCGGCTTCGGCTCGTGGACGAGGCCGGACTCGATCAGGAAGTGCATCCGTGAGCCAGGGATCCTCTTATCTGCGGTGCTGTCCGGGTCTCTACGCTGCCACAGGTGCCCACTGCCGCGGATAGCCGGCGAGTAGAAGACCCGCTTCTGTTGGATGGCGGCGAGCAACTGCTGTTCGGCCGCGGTGAGCGCGCGGGTCATGATGCCTCCTGCGGGGACAGCGGGATGGGAACGTAGAGCGCGGGCTCCCCGTGACTGTCTCTCCGAGACGTGTCGGTATCGGTCACCGGCTGGGCCAGCCGGCAGCCGGTGCGGAGCATCTCACCGCTGCCCCCGGAGACTTTCGGAGCCACGATGTCAGGGCTGCGGCGGCTGGGCGCTTTCGCGGGCGGAGGCCAGATTGCGGGCGATCGTGACCGCCGCGTACCGGGCGGCAGCCGTCGAGATCGGCGGATCCATGGTCCCGATAGCCCGGGCATAACGGCTTTGCTGTTCCAGCGGCAGCTCCGCCAGCATCCCGGTGATGGCCCGTTGCACATGGCCGTACGCGTCACCGGGCGCCGGCGGCAGCGCCGGATCGTCGTCGCCCGGGAATCGCAGGCGAGGATCGTCGGGCGTGATCGGTATGGCCAACTGCCGGGCCTCGGCCATCACCGTGACCGCTACCCGGCACCACCAGCCCGTGAGCGAGGCCAGAGTCGCACCGTCATCGGGGCGGGCTCCCAGCGCCGCCAGCACCCGCTCCCCGAGGTCGTGATTTCCGGCGGCGAGCGCGGCCACCACGATCTGGGCCTGCGACCAATTAGCCCGTTCGGCAGGGGTCGGCGGCGGGTGTGCCGCGGCGAGAAACCCAGCGATCGACTGCACCGATTCCAGGCCACCCAGCAGCGGCAGCACCTGATCGCTAACCCTCAATGCCAGTGTCAGAAGCGTCGCGCGCTGATCGGCGCCGTTAGTGACCTGGACCGTGTCGACTGCCACGGCCGACAGCACGCTGAATCCTGCACGGGCCGCAGCCACCAGTCGCTGTGCGGCACCGTCGAACGGCTCGCTGTCGGCGCCGACGATGACGATCTCGTCGGCCCAAGCCGCCATCAGCGACGCGACCACCGACGCATTGAGGCCCTGACCTCTACCGCCGACGCCCGGCAACCGCCACGCCTCCCGCAGGACCCGCTCGTCACGCGGGCTCATCTGCACCGCATGCAACAGATGCGCACCCAAACGCTCCACTGCGGCCATCAGCTCAGCCATCGCTTCGTCGTTCACGTCGGGCATCCTGGTCACCTCCGCAGGTATCCCAACCGCGCCCTGAACTATTGCTCACGGGCTGACCCAATGACTTACGACCATAGGGGAAGCAGCACTCCGGTGGCGAACATACCGACTACGGCGCCAGCAATCACCTGGCCGACTGTGTGATCCCGGATCTCAACCCTCGACCACATTACTGCTGCGGCTATCACCGCGGTGGGTAGCAGCCACACCGGGTGGAAAAGGACCACAGTTGCCACGGCGACGCCAGCGGCAACAAGTGCGTGGATAGAGATCTTCCACTTCAAGGCCAGGGTAATAGGTGTCGCAATGGCGAGGGCAGCCACCATGCAGGCGATCAGCGCGAGCAGCTGACGTGGTGCATCCGCCCAGGCAAGCAACACGGTTCCCGCGGTCGTGGAACCCACACAAACGAGAAGTGGAAGGCTACGACGGTCACGTTCGGGGACGTGATGGTTGCTCCACTGGCCGCGCTTCACCCCGCGGATGATGTAGGTGATCGGTAGGAAACTCGCTGCTGCAGCGGCGATTAGTCCCCAGAGCGCAGCCTTTTGTGTAGATGGGGCCGTATGCCAGGCGGTCGAGAGGAGGATCCCGGCAACCAGTACGGCCGGCGACAACAGGTTGGTGATCAGTTTTGCGACACGGCGGCGAAGTCTGATGATGGGGACTGGGGCGTTACGAACGGGCACGAGCGCCGTCCCGGAGGCTGGCAACGATGGGTGAGCAGGTGTAGGCCTGTGTGACCTTGGCCAGCCACCTAGCATCGGTTTCGTGATCATCAGCCGCGCTTTGGTCGATGATGTGAGTTCGCTCCGCAGGGACGGGCTGACGCTGGCTGGTAGGGGTGGTGGCCATGTAAGTGATGGCATGGGCGATTGCCGCGGCATCACTTACGGCGCGGATACTTTCGGTGGTCAACTGCTCTCTTTCGGCGCGAGCAGCGGCCTTAGCGCCGATACCGGCATCGGTGTAACGGTTTAGATCCCCAATTCCGTCACGGATTTCGATCACTCGGCGGTACAACTCAAGGTCGATCTGTCCCGGAAGTGGTAGACGGCGGGGCGGTGTGAGATTCATGTCTGCGTTGACGTCTAAGATCGCCTGCCATAACGGCTCTAGCTGTCGGTGAAGACGGTACCTACGTGGCCAGCGCCAAGTGTCGAGGGTGAAACGCGTGATCGGGGCGACGGATACGCCGGCAGCAACCAGGACGATCCCCAATACCGTCAGATAGAGGGACGTGATGTCTTCACGCCAAGGCGGACTATTGGAATTGATCATAATTACGATATAGGCGGCCTTCTGTAACACATATGCCAGCCCGACACCCGATCCGGCGGTGAGTAGGCGAATCCCGAGCCGTAGCGGGGATGGTTCGAGCTGGCGAGCGTAGCGCATTGACATTCGCAGGATGTCGGTCATCGCCAGCGCCAGATACGCGAGATACCCGAGCATGTAATAGCGGATAGCCGGGTTGGTCGCATATCTCTCGGCGAAGTCACGAGGTGCTTCGACGTCGAAGTTCCCAGTGCTGAAGGCGATACCCATGAGGATGAGCGCAAAGCCGAGGATCACCCATCTGCAGGCGACCCGCCGAAAAGCCCGGTCCGGGCTGTTGAGATGCAGAAACACCGATTGGATGCTTGCTGCCGCGACAAGGGCAAGGATGTGCATCAGGTAGCGAGCCACGTTCGGTACCAGCAACACGCGGTCGATAGCGGTGTAAATGGGTTCCCAGTTGATCAGAACGGCTGCGCTGAGTGCTGCGAGCATGACGCAGATGTGCCGGAGTGACGGGTTGCGGGGGTCGCGGCGTAGCTGCATCAGTTTCTGAGCGAGGCAAATGAATGCGACTAGAAATGCGCTGACGGCGGCCATCACAACCACCCCCGGTCGCCGCCGAACGTTGCCGAACATCGGTCGAGGACCGCATCGGGGGCGTCTGCGCGTCCGAGGGGGCGGGGGACGTTGTATCGGCTGCGGGCGGTGTCCACGATGACAGAAGCGAGCACCTCAGCCTCGTGCTCGGCGGGGGTGGGGTAGCGGCGTGTACGGCCCAGCACCCGTTGAACCATGGCAGGATCCAGGCTCAGTAATGGCAAAGTGTCGGCATCGATTTCGAGGTTTCCTCTGTGATTGCAGAGGATGTGCGACAACTCGTGCGTCAGGATGTGATCCTGTACATAACCTGGCGCATTGCTGTCAACGACAACCAGGTCGCGGTTTGCTGTCGCAAGCCAAAGCCCGCACGGAGCCGCAGCCAGGGACGTGTCGAGTTCGATGACCTGGATGCGCCGTCCGCGCCGCTCGGCGATGTTCTCTGCAAACCGGCGTGCATCGTACGGTGCTGGAATCGTAATGTCCAACTTCTGTAGCATCGTCCTATACCGCGCGAATGCTCCCCGAGCCATCGGTTCTGGTATCCCCCCCTGATCCATCTCGCACCTGCAGAATTCGACGGTCCGCACCCGCGGTTTAGTTGGCATCTCCGGCCCGCTCGTCGTTATGGCCGGAATCTCCCAGCTCGCGTGCTTGCTCCAGTACCACTGCCACGAACTGAAGCATCGCGGGGGACAGGCCACGTGCCTTGATCGCGAACTGTGCGACCGTGGGATCGCTCATTGCCTCCTTGAACTCCACGGCGGCTTTGAGCTGTGCCAGGTCGCGGGCGACGCCGTCAACATCTCCTTCGCCGAGTAGGAACGCGGCGGGCACTCCGAAGAACTTGGCGATGGCGACGAGTTGCCGTATGCCGGGATTGTCACGCTCTCCAGTGCGCAGATAGTGGATGTAGCTGGAGGTCACGGGCACTTTGTCATCCTGGTTTCCGGCGATGGCATCAGCCACGTCACGGACCGAGTACTTGGGCTTGCCGTGCGGCCGGACGGTCTCAAACAAGTAGTTCAGTCTGGCCTGCAATGTTTTGAGGTCTGGCCGGCTGATGGCGTCGCTCATGGATCCCCCGGTATGGCTGTTCACTGCTTGGAAGATCGAGCATCGTTCATATTGAGCCAGTTGACAATCCCGATGGACGGCGGAATGCTCCTTTTGCTGTCAACTGGCCATGAACGCGGTTGGCGGCGTCCGGCTTCTAGTGGACACACGCTCGGCGTCGATGCCCTCGGGGGAGGCTGCTCGGCGAGCCGGTGCCACCTGGCCGGGCGGGCTTGGCTGTGCTTGATCGATCCGTTCCGGGTGGCATGAGTCAATCGGTGGCGGTGGCCGAGTTGTCGCGGGGCCAGCGGTCCCTGCGGGCCGAGGTGGGGAAGTTCGGGCTGGACGGCTACGATCATGAATGGCGAATCGAACATGCGTTCTAATTTTGCAGGGGATGCAAAAAGGATGTAGCGCGCATTCGTGCCACAGGGCCATGATCATCGTCACTGGGGAACGATGAGGTGCACAGCGTGAAGTACCAGAATTCGCGGACGTCGACAGTGAGGCCGGGAGAAGGTGGCAGGGCTGGTGTGGGGGTCGGCTGGAGTGGGGTGCGGCGCAAGTCGGTCGTAGTCATCCGTGGTGGCCTGGTCGGGTTGTCTGGTGCCCTCCTGGCTCTCGTGGGATTGTGGTTGGATGGCCGATATGTCCAGGTTGCCAATTCCGGGCTGTGGGTGACTGCGATTGCCGTGCTTGCGGCGGCGGGCATGCTCGCCCTCTGCGGCTTGCAGGCATACCGTGATCATGTGGCCGCCACGCGTGACGCGCACTGGAACGCCGAGGTGTACAGGCTCTCCGATCAGGTTCAGACCCTTGCTGTCACGATTCGCGACCTTCACATGCAGGTGGCGCATCCCGATGGCGCCTGGCGTATGGCGATGAAGGTAGAACTCGGCCCGGTTGAGAAGCATCTCAGCGCGATCGAGGAACAGGGCAGGGTCGGATGTCCAGGCTGTGGTGACGAGATCGCGAAGCTGAAAGCTTCGTTGAAAGCCCTTGAAGCGCTGGTCGTTCCTGAGACCGCGATATACCTGCGGGGCTTCATGGACGGTCAAGGGGATGGCAATGATCCAAACCCGGAGTTCAGCTAGCTCCCATGCGGCGCTGTTCCGGTAGTGGCGCTGGTAGTTGAGCTATGGTGGTCACCGAAGAACATGCAGGGCTACGTGAGGTAGTTTTCGCAGGTTATGGTCCTTGAAAAGCCTTTGGTGGCCCGAGGGAACCCCTACCAGGATCAACTACGGATCAGAAGGTTAGGGGTTCGAGTCCCTTCGGGCGCACAAACGATCAAGGCCGTGACCTGCGGAAACGTGGGTCACGGCCTTTTTGTTTCCCATTTTCAG from Actinoplanes derwentensis includes these protein-coding regions:
- a CDS encoding phosphotransferase; translated protein: MPRFHWHQLPPAARSAVEARTGPVERALAVQAGSVADMTAILHTGQGEVFCKAVRETHRLAWLHRREAAFNPHLPEFAPRLRWHVEAVGWILLGFDRAPGRHADVTPGSPDLPRLAQTLTRMAATPAPDPPVRIQPATTRWADYVPPDVVDGDTLVHTDMNTANFLVDPTSIAVVDWAMPCRGASWLDTALMTVRLICAGHTPQQAEQWAAQVPVWRDGPPDAITAFAGACAVRGEEWADRSPAPHFRRLADASHDWARYRRQP
- a CDS encoding MAB_1171c family putative transporter, producing MAAVSAFLVAFICLAQKLMQLRRDPRNPSLRHICVMLAALSAAVLINWEPIYTAIDRVLLVPNVARYLMHILALVAAASIQSVFLHLNSPDRAFRRVACRWVILGFALILMGIAFSTGNFDVEAPRDFAERYATNPAIRYYMLGYLAYLALAMTDILRMSMRYARQLEPSPLRLGIRLLTAGSGVGLAYVLQKAAYIVIMINSNSPPWREDITSLYLTVLGIVLVAAGVSVAPITRFTLDTWRWPRRYRLHRQLEPLWQAILDVNADMNLTPPRRLPLPGQIDLELYRRVIEIRDGIGDLNRYTDAGIGAKAAARAEREQLTTESIRAVSDAAAIAHAITYMATTPTSQRQPVPAERTHIIDQSAADDHETDARWLAKVTQAYTCSPIVASLRDGARARS
- a CDS encoding glycine-rich domain-containing protein; translated protein: MSTLSTATITTPALVGGRSLISAGLFARLTARIADEHPELATDMPARIMDQALAFLGTCAVATRPVGPSETVDIGWHTFVLYTAEYAEFCTRVAGRFIHHVPDDDPTVSPVQVKLADVVAVITAAGYRVDPGLWPLEARSDCSQCHAGCHDTPVK
- a CDS encoding phosphoesterase PA-phosphatase; protein product: MPVRNAPVPIIRLRRRVAKLITNLLSPAVLVAGILLSTAWHTAPSTQKAALWGLIAAAAASFLPITYIIRGVKRGQWSNHHVPERDRRSLPLLVCVGSTTAGTVLLAWADAPRQLLALIACMVAALAIATPITLALKWKISIHALVAAGVAVATVVLFHPVWLLPTAVIAAAVMWSRVEIRDHTVGQVIAGAVVGMFATGVLLPLWS